A genome region from Streptomyces sp. NBC_01296 includes the following:
- a CDS encoding polyprenyl synthetase family protein, whose product MNCVTYVDLHRQVSLDIEAELETALLRLAPTSGAGAAKSAVSRLLRHQKLRHPLSVLPMMVHAIETGDPGPAVPLSAVHVLWWTSACYLDDLADGHGTTASDSLSQNEALLASVLSGAVLPIQIIRSLPVSAAVQVALTAEIATGWVVGTEGQLTDIDGDADGATRNSVVEAYRGKSGGPFSMITAMAAILSGASDERVELWREFGYIFGILWQLFNDQEDILSGRNEDLLNGTVTYLLTCVLEEAGTPGAREDVLGWCAAARNSEEARAELTRLLLAPAVLDQYTADLDAFRAEAHRLLTTLDGDAHHVPGMRHLVDHAAQMLLQTHLVPAAV is encoded by the coding sequence GTGAATTGCGTGACGTACGTGGACCTGCACCGGCAAGTCTCCTTGGACATCGAGGCGGAATTGGAGACCGCACTCTTACGACTGGCCCCGACCTCGGGTGCGGGCGCCGCCAAGAGCGCGGTGAGCAGACTCCTCCGGCATCAAAAACTGAGGCATCCCCTGTCCGTGCTCCCGATGATGGTGCACGCCATCGAGACGGGGGATCCCGGACCGGCCGTCCCGCTGTCCGCCGTGCACGTGCTGTGGTGGACCTCGGCCTGCTACCTCGACGACCTGGCCGACGGGCACGGTACGACCGCTTCCGACAGCCTGAGCCAGAACGAGGCGCTGCTGGCCTCGGTGCTCAGCGGGGCGGTGCTGCCGATCCAGATCATCCGGTCCCTCCCGGTGTCGGCGGCGGTCCAGGTCGCGCTGACGGCCGAGATCGCGACCGGCTGGGTGGTGGGCACCGAGGGGCAGCTGACCGACATCGACGGAGATGCCGACGGCGCCACCCGGAACTCGGTGGTCGAGGCCTACCGCGGGAAATCCGGCGGGCCGTTCTCGATGATCACGGCGATGGCGGCGATATTGTCGGGCGCGAGTGACGAAAGAGTAGAACTGTGGCGGGAGTTCGGCTACATATTCGGCATCCTGTGGCAGTTGTTCAACGACCAGGAAGACATCCTGTCCGGCCGCAATGAGGACCTCCTCAACGGGACGGTCACTTATCTCCTCACCTGCGTCCTCGAAGAAGCCGGCACGCCCGGGGCCCGGGAGGACGTCCTCGGCTGGTGCGCCGCCGCGCGGAATTCCGAGGAGGCGCGCGCTGAGCTGACCCGCCTCCTCCTCGCGCCGGCGGTGCTCGACCAATACACCGCGGACCTCGACGCGTTCCGCGCCGAGGCGCACCGCCTGCTCACCACCCTGGACGGCGACGCGCACCACGTACCGGGCATGCGGCATCTCGTGGACCACGCGGCGCAGATGCTCCTGCAGACACACCTCGTCCCGGCCGCCGTGTAG